One genomic region from Oncorhynchus clarkii lewisi isolate Uvic-CL-2024 chromosome 21, UVic_Ocla_1.0, whole genome shotgun sequence encodes:
- the LOC139379485 gene encoding cysteine three histidine 1 — MFERSSDDLPMFPYHEGRDDLFPREHCSARGGGGMSLAEALLPLVESPSQIPWLCSTRYKTELCSRYADTGFCKYAERCQFAHGLHDLHVQSRHPKYKTELCRTFHTAGYCVYGTRCLFAHTAKEQRPPHRRRRNIPCRTFRSFGVCPFGTRCNFLHIEGDSSGGLDSPNSAPEKAPIARPQPKSQDWKPRGALCRTFSSFGFCLYGTRCCFQHGLPSSIQGGARTHLLSLASDRFSSPCSSSSSSPPSGLPSPVWPEDSSTPLNNPVAHNAFTFSIQLNDVLLPLALKLQQLDNSQAMEAACNMQGVWGDKL, encoded by the exons ATGTTTGAG AGAAGCAGTGATGACCTGCCCATGTTCCCCTACCATGAGGGACGAGATGACCTGTTCCCTAGGGAGCACTGCTCAGCTAGAGGTGGGGGAGGCATGTCCCTGGCTGAGGCCCTCCTGCCCCTAGTGGAGTCTCCCTCCCAGATCCCCTGGTTGTGCTCCACCCGCTATAAGACGGAGCTGTGCAGTCGCTATGCCGACACGGGCTTCTGCAAGTATGCTGAGCGCTGCCAGTTTGCCCATGGCCTCCACGACCTCCACGTGCAGTCCCGCCATCCCAAGTACAAGACGGAACTGTGCCGCACCTTCCATACGGCAGGCTACTGCGTCTATGGCACCCGCTGCCTATTCGCCCACACTGCCAAGGAACAGCGCCCCCCACACCGCCGGCGCCGCAACATCCCCTGCCGCACCTTCCGCTCATTCGGTGTGTGCCCCTTTGGCACACGCTGCAACTTCCTGCATATTGAGGGTGACAGTAGTGGCGGCCTGGATTCCCCAAACAGCGCTCCTGAGAAGGCCCCCATTGCCAGGCCCCAGCCAAAATCCCAGGACTGGAAGCCCCGCGGGGCCCTGTGCCGCACCTTTAGCTCCTTTGGCTTCTGCCTCTACGGCACCCGCTGCTGCTTCCAACATGGCCTGCCGAGCAGCATCCAGGGGGGTGCCCGCACCCATCTGCTGTCCCTAGCTTCAGACAGGTTCTCTTCTCCctgctcctcatcctcctcctctccaccatctGGACTGCCCTCCCCAGTCTGGCCTGAGGATTCATCCACCCCGCTGAACAACCCCGTGGCCCACAATGCCTTCACCTTCTCCATCCAGCTGAATGATGTGCTGCTGCCTCTGGCCCTCAAGCTCCAGCAGCTGGACAACAGCCAGGCCATGGAGGCTGCCTGCAACATGCAGGGTGTCTGGGGGGACAAGCTTTAG